CAAACGTAGTGTTATGTATAGCCTTAGATGACATAACGAGCATGGCTAATGCAACATTTAATGCAAGTTCGGGTGTTTTGCTCCAAATATAATCAGAATCCTTATCCTGTAAATCATCAATAATATCATAGGACAAAATTAGAAGTTCAATAGCTGCAGCGACTTTATAAATATCATCATTCAAACAATCTACAAATGCTTCATAATGCCAAAAACATAGTTTGCCAAACGAATAGCCTGTATCTACTTTTTCTGCTTTAAATCTTTTAAGCATTGTCTTTAATTCATCACCAAGCATTGCATCATTTTCAATAAGCATGTCTAAAGATTCATTAATGCGTCCATCTATATCCTTCAATAGCCCTCTTCCTCCTTAATTATATTATCAAATATTATATATATTATTGGTAATTAATTCTAGTATTTACAAGTTAAATGAATTAATGTCACCTTTTCTACTTATCACTAATAATAAAAACAAAAATACCGCCAAATAATGGCGGTATTTGAGAATAGCACGCCAGTTTTTTGTTAAAAAGTAGTAAAAAAAATGGCGGTATAATTACAGAGACCGCCATTTTTTTGGCGTTAACTGACCATTGAAATGGCGTCCGGACTGATGTTACGCTTAAGTTAGGTAAAATTAAAATTCTCCAAATTAGGAGTGATCGAAATGGCTAATGGAGTAAATAACACTATTCTAATACTTACAGAAACTTTTTCCTGCACAATTTATGTATCAGCAGAAGAAATCACTATTAAAAAACCTTCACACGAACAACAATCTATTGAACAACTAATTATTCAAGCAGAGCAACGAGCTTATCAAGAAACTTTAGCAGTATACAAACTTAAATCTACTCTATCCGACTCCATTTGTGATACATCTGGTTTTGAAGATACTTTTCAGCAAAAAATGGATGCTTATATGGCGCAATATAAGATTGTAAAAGTATCCGATGACGATTTGTTATTATTGTCTTTAGTGAGCCCTTTAACTTCTGGTTTGAATCTTCATACACCAATGATATATAAAGCTCCTCATTGTAGCATTATGTATGCTCGAGGAAAGCAAATACAATCTCTTAATAGCCATAGCATCGGCAGTAATACCGTAAAAAATGCAGACTTACCAACTGATGTTCAAAATACAGATTATATTGCCTCTACAAAGACTTTCAATTCTGTTACGAAGGCAAGTGAAGCTTATTATTACTGCCCAACTAATTTTACTGGATTATGCATTAATGAGAGCGGTATTTCTTTTAATATTACTTCGGCTTTCAACAGCTGGAATAAAACCTCCATCAAACATTAAACTGCTATTTCTAGTAAATACAACTTCATTAGGCTTCATAATGAATCGATTTTTATTGTTTACCTTATCATTTCACCCCTCAATTAAAAAACGGCGAGGTGTGGTGTGACACAAACAGAAACACCCTCTTGCCTACCTCTCCTTCGCACCCAATATTGATATATAAAGCAAAAAGAGGTGCCACAAATGACTTGTGACACCTCCCATTCTTATTAACCTTTTACATAGTAAACATCTTGTCCGCTTTCAATGATAAAGTCAGGTTTAGGCTTACCTGCATTTGCTTTATGACCAGCAATATGCTCAGGGCTCTTCTCCCAATTTTTCCATGCTTCTTCTGATTCCCAACGAACCATAATAAGCACTTCTTCATCGCCACGACGTACTTTTTTTACAAGGACTTGCTTGTCGATAAAACCTGGTTGTTGTTCAAGTAGTGATGGACCATCCTTTTTAGCTCCAAAACGCTCTACAACCTTATTGGCATTGCCTTCTGTAACGACCATACGTTTAATTTGAACAAACATATTAGTTAAACGCCTTTAAAATATCATCAGCTTTTGCAGTTTCTGATAATAAACCGCCACCTGATAGGTACCAATATTCTGGATTTAGATAGAAAATTTTACCGTTCTTAGCAGCGTTAGTAGCACTAACGATTTCATTTTCAATAGCAGCTTTCGTACCAGACTCACCTTCAGGGTTA
This DNA window, taken from Lysinibacillus sp. FSL M8-0337, encodes the following:
- a CDS encoding antibiotic biosynthesis monooxygenase yields the protein MFVQIKRMVVTEGNANKVVERFGAKKDGPSLLEQQPGFIDKQVLVKKVRRGDEEVLIMVRWESEEAWKNWEKSPEHIAGHKANAGKPKPDFIIESGQDVYYVKG